The following coding sequences are from one Triticum dicoccoides isolate Atlit2015 ecotype Zavitan chromosome 4A, WEW_v2.0, whole genome shotgun sequence window:
- the LOC119286784 gene encoding lecithin-cholesterol acyltransferase-like 1, with the protein MEGNPPRMVALLAAAVVTTMLSLSSCCASSAGGGGGQLLHPVILIPGSGGNQLEARLKDDYRPSSLTCRVWPLVRGRGGWFRMWFEPSVVVAPLTRCFAERMMLYYDRDADDYRNAPGVQTRVSDLGSTSTLRYLDPTLKVLTGYMDVLASTLEKAGYEEGRDLFGAPYDFRYGLAAPGHPSQVGTAYLERLRLLVESACAANGGMPAVLMAHSLGGLYALQFLARAPPAWRAAHVKRLVTLSAPWGGSVQEMLTFASGNTLGVPFVDPSLIRDEQRSSESNLWLLPTPKVFGNTTLVVSERHNRTYSAKNVTQFLNDIGFADGVEPYRARTRPLGEVLPEPGVPVTCLVGTGVDTVESLVFGDEGFDAGPVEVVYGDGDGTVNLASLMGPIKAWSDSPSQVLEVVELPKVSHMGILKDKSALDQILRILDSINLNAATTTNTTHQSS; encoded by the exons ATGGAGGGAAATCCGCCACGTATGGTCGCGCTGTTGGCTGCGGCCGTGGTCACTACCATGCTGTCGCTGAGCTCGTGCTGCGCGTCGTcggccggcgggggcggcgggcagctgctgcACCCGGTGATACTCATCCCGGGCTCCGGCGGCAACCAGCTGGAGGCGCGGCTGAAGGACGACTACAGGCCGTCCAGCCTGACATGCCGGGTGTGGCCGCTGGTGCGCGGGCGAGGCGGGTGGTTCCGCATGTGGTTCGAGCCGTCCGTCGTCGTCGCGCCCCTCACCCGCTGCTTCGCCGAGCGGATGATGCTCTACTACGACCGCGACGCCGACGACTACCGCAACGCGCCTGGCGTCCAGACCAGGGTCTCCGACTTGGGCTCCACCTCCACCCTCCGCTACCTCGACCCAACCCTCAA GGTCCTGACGGGGTACATGGACGTGCTGGCGAGCACGCTGGAGAAGGCCGGGTACGAGGAGGGCCGCGACCTCTTCGGCGCGCCCTACGACTTCCGCTACGGCCTGGCCGCGCCGGGCCACCCGTCGCAGGTGGGCACCGCGTACCTGGAGCGCCTCAGGCTGCTGGTGGAGTCCGCGTGCGCGGCCAACGGCGGGATGCCGGCGGTCCTCATGGCGCACAGCCTCGGCGGGCTGTACGCGCTGCAGTTCCTGGCGCGCGCCCCGCCCGCCTGGCGCGCGGCGCACGTGAAGCGGCTGGTGACGCTGTCCGCGCCGTGGGGCGGCTCCGTGCAGGAGATGCTCACCTTCGCCTCCGGCAACACCCTCGGCGTGCCCTTCGTCGACCCCTCCCTCATCCGCGACGAGCAGCGCAGCTCCGAGAGCAACCTCTGGCTGCTGCCCACGCCCAAGGTCTTCGGCAACACCACGCTCGTCGTGTCGGAGCGCCACAACCGCACCTACTCCGCCAAGAACGTCACGCAGTTCCTCAACGACATCGGGTTCGCCGACGGGGTGGAGCCGTACCGGGCGCGGACGCGGCCGCTCGGCGAGGTCCTGCCGGAGCCCGGCGTGCCGGTCACGTGCCTCGTGGGCACCGGCGTCGACACCGTGGAGAGCCTCGTGTTCGGGGACGAGGGGTTCGACGCGGGGCCCGTGGAGGTGGtctacggcgacggcgacggcacgGTGAACCTGGCCAGCCTCATGGGGCCGATCAAGGCCTGGTCCGACTCGCCGTCGCAGGTCCTCGAGGTGGTGGAGCTGCCCAAGGTGTCGCACATGGGAATCCTCAAGGACAAGAGCGCGCTCGACCAGATCCTCAGGATTCTCGATTCCATCAATCTaaacgccgccaccaccaccaacacGACACATCAGTCCTCCTAG